Proteins encoded together in one Epinephelus lanceolatus isolate andai-2023 chromosome 4, ASM4190304v1, whole genome shotgun sequence window:
- the iws1 gene encoding uncharacterized protein iws1 isoform X1 — protein MDGEEDDFMSASHSDDGGGTPVQDEHPASDGEEARSDGHQSEDDGSNDEDAPHAMKTSGAASGSDNELHRGADSDSEGEAPRRRHDDKSDSDGEAGRGRHNDDKSDSEGEAPRGRHRDDDKSDSEMEASHPADSDDDDDSPVKRRMSGSDNEEESPVKHGASDNEEGGRSPPAKRRGSSSDMEEGEERPKAAADSDSENEEDKPAASPARRSNADSDSDTETPARRKAAQIDSDEEEEEKQQEKAEGGGGGKWKAVMQSDSEDEEEEGKTRKASAGSDGEQQQEEREQKDDSDDEDEKPVKRKKAILSDSEDEDEEKADKPAVKRSRAVSDDENSDSDGGSVGPDKSLAAKLRELGSDSGSEDDERSKATATGKKDEKALFGSDSDSGDGDEEEKMIADIFGESGDEEEEEFTGFNQEDLEGEKKESKEKQQEVEEESDSDEGVDRSGQDTSFMSDFDIMLARRKAMNSRKRRHRDGGTFISDADDVVSAMISKMNEAAEEDRTLNSQKKPALKKLTLLPQVVMHLKKQDLKETFIDSGVMSAIKEWISPLPDKSLPALRIREELLRILQELPSVSQETLKHSGIGRSVMFLYKHPKESRANKDLALKLINEWSRPIFGLTSNYKGMTREERQQRDLDQQMPQRQRLSQPQKVERAEEPDVFSPPISSGGQTPRRDLEKQLTGEEKALRPGDPGFCARARVPMPSNKDYVVRPKWNVEMESNRGPMKKGMSRVDKQMRRFADIRRLTKPGHAVKISVEGNRMPL, from the exons ATGGACGGAGAGGAGGACGACTTCATGTCCGCGAGCCACTCCG ATGATGGAGGCGGCACGCCAGTTCAGGACGAACACCCGGCATCAGATGGCGAGGAGGCGAGGAGCGACGGACATCAGTCTGAG GACGACGGCAGCAATGATGAAGACGCCCCCCATGCCATGAAGACCAGCGGGGCGGCCAGCGGCTCCGACAATGAGTTACACCGAGGAGCCGACAGTGACTCAGAGGGTGAGGCCCCCAGGCGCCGTCATGACGACAAAAGTGACTCAGACGGTGAGGCTGGCAGGGGCCGCCACAACGACGACAAAAGCGACTCGGAAGGCGAGGCCCCCAGGGGTCGCCATCGAGATGATGACAAAAGTGACTCTGAGATGGAGGCTTCACATCCCGCTGACAGCGATGATGATGACGACTCGCCGGTCAAACGCAGGATGAGCGGCTCAGACAACGAGGAGGAGTCGCCCGTCAAACACGGAGCTTCAGACAACGAGGAGGGGGGAAGGTCGCCTCCCGCCAAACGCAGGGGGAGCAGCTCGGACatggaggaaggagaggagaggcccAAAGCGGCCGCAGACAGCGACTCGGAGAATGAGGAGGACAAACCTGCGGCGTCCCCTGCCCGCCGGTCCAATGCAGACAGTGACTCTGACACAGAGACGCCTGCCAGACGTAAGGCGGCACAGATAGACtctgacgaggaggaggaggagaaacagcaGGAGAAGgcggagggaggaggaggagggaagtggAAGGCTGTGATGCAGTCTGACAgtgaggacgaggaggaggagggaaaaacGAGGAAGGCTTCAGCAGGAAGTgatggagagcagcagcaggaggagagggagcagaAAGATGACAGTGATGACGAGGATGAGAAGCCAG tgaagAGGAAGAAGGCCATCCTGTCAGacagtgaggatgaggatgaggagaaaGCAGACAAACCAG CAGTGAAGAGGAGTCGTGCAGTGTCAGATGACGAGAACTCTGACAGCGACGGTGGCTCTGTCGGTCCCGATAAGAGTCTGGCCGCCAAACTGAGAGAGCTCGGCTCGGACAGCGGGAGCGAGGACGACGAGAGGTCGAAGGCCACGGCCACGGGGAAGAAGGACGAGAAGGCGCTGTTTGGCAGCGACAGCGACTCTGGAGACGGTGATGAAGAGGA GAAAATGATCGCAGACATTTTTGGAGAGTCtggagatgaagaggaagaggagttcACG GGTTTCAACCAGGAGGACCTGGAGGGGGAGAAGAAGGAGTCCaaggagaagcagcaggaggtggaggaggagtcTGACTCTGATGAAGGAGTCGACCGCAGCGGCCAAGA CACCTCCTTCATGTCAGACTTTGACATCATGCTCGCTCGGAGGAAAGCCATGAACAGCAGGAAGCGGCGGCACCGCGACGGAGGGACGTTCATCAGCGACGCCGATGATGTGGTCAGCGCCATGATCTCCAAGATGAACGAAGCAGCAGAG GAAGATCGAACTCTGAACAGTCAGAAGAAACCAGCGCTGAAAAAACTCACTCTGCTGCCACAAGTCGTCATGCACCTCAAGAA ACAGGACTTGAAGGAGACGTTCATCGACAGCGGTGTGATGTCAGCCATTAAAGAGTGGATCAGTCCTCTTCCAGACAAATCACTGCCTGCTCTCAGAATCAGAGAGGAGCTACTCAGGATCCTACAGGAA CTGCCCAGCGTGAGTCAGGAGACTCTGAAGCACAGCGGGATCGGACGCTCCGTCATGTTCCTGTACAAACATCCCAAAGAATCTCGAGCCAACAAAGACCTCGCTCTCAAACTCATCA ATGAGTGGTCGCGGCCCATCTTCGGCTTGACGTCCAACTACAAGGGGATGACGAGAGAGGAGCGTCAGCAGAGAGATCTGGACCAGCAGATGCCTCAGAGACAACGACTGAG TCAGCCTCAGAAGGTGGAGAGGGCGGAGGAACCTGACGTCTTCTCTCCACCAATCAG ctCTGGTGGTCAGACGCCTCGAAGAGACCTGGAGAAACAGCTGACCGGGGAGGAGAA AGCTCTGAGACCAGGTGACCCTGGGTTCTGTGCCAGGGCTCGGGTGCCGATGCCCTCCAACAAAGACTACGTGGTACGACCCAAATGGAACGTAGAGATGGAGTCCAACAGG GGTCCGATGAAGAAGGGTATGTCCCGTGTCGATAAACAGATGCGTAGATTTGCTGACATCCGCCGCCTGACGAAGCCGGGTCACGCTGTTAAAATCAGCGTTGAAGGCAACCGGATGCCTCTCTGA
- the iws1 gene encoding uncharacterized protein iws1 isoform X4 produces MDGEEDDFMSASHSDDGGGTPVQDEHPASDGEEARSDGHQSEDDGSNDEDAPHAMKTSGAASGSDNELHRGADSDSEGEAPRRRHDDKSDSDGEAGRGRHNDDKSDSEGEAPRGRHRDDDKSDSEMEASHPADSDDDDDSPVKRRMSGSDNEEESPVKHGASDNEEGGRSPPAKRRGSSSDMEEGEERPKAAADSDSENEEDKPAASPARRSNADSDSDTETPARRKAAQIDSDEEEEEKQQEKAEGGGGGKWKAVMQSDSEDEEEEGKTRKASAGSDGEQQQEEREQKDDSDDEDEKPVKRKKAILSDSEDEDEEKADKPAVKRSRAVSDDENSDSDGGSVGPDKSLAAKLRELGSDSGSEDDERSKATATGKKDEKALFGSDSDSGDGDEEEKMIADIFGESGDEEEEEFTGFNQEDLEGEKKESKEKQQEVEEESDSDEGVDRSGQDTSFMSDFDIMLARRKAMNSRKRRHRDGGTFISDADDVVSAMISKMNEAAEEDRTLNSQKKPALKKLTLLPQVVMHLKKQDLKETFIDSGVMSAIKEWISPLPDKSLPALRIREELLRILQELPSVSQETLKHSGIGRSVMFLYKHPKESRANKDLALKLINEWSRPIFGLTSNYKGMTREERQQRDLDQQMPQRQRLSSGGQTPRRDLEKQLTGEEKALRPGDPGFCARARVPMPSNKDYVVRPKWNVEMESNRGPMKKGMSRVDKQMRRFADIRRLTKPGHAVKISVEGNRMPL; encoded by the exons ATGGACGGAGAGGAGGACGACTTCATGTCCGCGAGCCACTCCG ATGATGGAGGCGGCACGCCAGTTCAGGACGAACACCCGGCATCAGATGGCGAGGAGGCGAGGAGCGACGGACATCAGTCTGAG GACGACGGCAGCAATGATGAAGACGCCCCCCATGCCATGAAGACCAGCGGGGCGGCCAGCGGCTCCGACAATGAGTTACACCGAGGAGCCGACAGTGACTCAGAGGGTGAGGCCCCCAGGCGCCGTCATGACGACAAAAGTGACTCAGACGGTGAGGCTGGCAGGGGCCGCCACAACGACGACAAAAGCGACTCGGAAGGCGAGGCCCCCAGGGGTCGCCATCGAGATGATGACAAAAGTGACTCTGAGATGGAGGCTTCACATCCCGCTGACAGCGATGATGATGACGACTCGCCGGTCAAACGCAGGATGAGCGGCTCAGACAACGAGGAGGAGTCGCCCGTCAAACACGGAGCTTCAGACAACGAGGAGGGGGGAAGGTCGCCTCCCGCCAAACGCAGGGGGAGCAGCTCGGACatggaggaaggagaggagaggcccAAAGCGGCCGCAGACAGCGACTCGGAGAATGAGGAGGACAAACCTGCGGCGTCCCCTGCCCGCCGGTCCAATGCAGACAGTGACTCTGACACAGAGACGCCTGCCAGACGTAAGGCGGCACAGATAGACtctgacgaggaggaggaggagaaacagcaGGAGAAGgcggagggaggaggaggagggaagtggAAGGCTGTGATGCAGTCTGACAgtgaggacgaggaggaggagggaaaaacGAGGAAGGCTTCAGCAGGAAGTgatggagagcagcagcaggaggagagggagcagaAAGATGACAGTGATGACGAGGATGAGAAGCCAG tgaagAGGAAGAAGGCCATCCTGTCAGacagtgaggatgaggatgaggagaaaGCAGACAAACCAG CAGTGAAGAGGAGTCGTGCAGTGTCAGATGACGAGAACTCTGACAGCGACGGTGGCTCTGTCGGTCCCGATAAGAGTCTGGCCGCCAAACTGAGAGAGCTCGGCTCGGACAGCGGGAGCGAGGACGACGAGAGGTCGAAGGCCACGGCCACGGGGAAGAAGGACGAGAAGGCGCTGTTTGGCAGCGACAGCGACTCTGGAGACGGTGATGAAGAGGA GAAAATGATCGCAGACATTTTTGGAGAGTCtggagatgaagaggaagaggagttcACG GGTTTCAACCAGGAGGACCTGGAGGGGGAGAAGAAGGAGTCCaaggagaagcagcaggaggtggaggaggagtcTGACTCTGATGAAGGAGTCGACCGCAGCGGCCAAGA CACCTCCTTCATGTCAGACTTTGACATCATGCTCGCTCGGAGGAAAGCCATGAACAGCAGGAAGCGGCGGCACCGCGACGGAGGGACGTTCATCAGCGACGCCGATGATGTGGTCAGCGCCATGATCTCCAAGATGAACGAAGCAGCAGAG GAAGATCGAACTCTGAACAGTCAGAAGAAACCAGCGCTGAAAAAACTCACTCTGCTGCCACAAGTCGTCATGCACCTCAAGAA ACAGGACTTGAAGGAGACGTTCATCGACAGCGGTGTGATGTCAGCCATTAAAGAGTGGATCAGTCCTCTTCCAGACAAATCACTGCCTGCTCTCAGAATCAGAGAGGAGCTACTCAGGATCCTACAGGAA CTGCCCAGCGTGAGTCAGGAGACTCTGAAGCACAGCGGGATCGGACGCTCCGTCATGTTCCTGTACAAACATCCCAAAGAATCTCGAGCCAACAAAGACCTCGCTCTCAAACTCATCA ATGAGTGGTCGCGGCCCATCTTCGGCTTGACGTCCAACTACAAGGGGATGACGAGAGAGGAGCGTCAGCAGAGAGATCTGGACCAGCAGATGCCTCAGAGACAACGACTGAG ctCTGGTGGTCAGACGCCTCGAAGAGACCTGGAGAAACAGCTGACCGGGGAGGAGAA AGCTCTGAGACCAGGTGACCCTGGGTTCTGTGCCAGGGCTCGGGTGCCGATGCCCTCCAACAAAGACTACGTGGTACGACCCAAATGGAACGTAGAGATGGAGTCCAACAGG GGTCCGATGAAGAAGGGTATGTCCCGTGTCGATAAACAGATGCGTAGATTTGCTGACATCCGCCGCCTGACGAAGCCGGGTCACGCTGTTAAAATCAGCGTTGAAGGCAACCGGATGCCTCTCTGA
- the iws1 gene encoding uncharacterized protein iws1 isoform X3: MDGEEDDFMSASHSDDGGGTPVQDEHPASDGEEARSDGHQSEDDGSNDEDAPHAMKTSGAASGSDNELHRGADSDSEGEAPRRRHDDKSDSDGEAGRGRHNDDKSDSEGEAPRGRHRDDDKSDSEMEASHPADSDDDDDSPVKRRMSGSDNEEESPVKHGASDNEEGGRSPPAKRRGSSSDMEEGEERPKAAADSDSENEEDKPAASPARRSNADSDSDTETPARRKAAQIDSDEEEEEKQQEKAEGGGGGKWKAVMQSDSEDEEEEGKTRKASAGSDGEQQQEEREQKDDSDDEDEKPVKRKKAILSDSEDEDEEKADKPVKRSRAVSDDENSDSDGGSVGPDKSLAAKLRELGSDSGSEDDERSKATATGKKDEKALFGSDSDSGDGDEEEKMIADIFGESGDEEEEEFTGFNQEDLEGEKKESKEKQQEVEEESDSDEGVDRSGQDTSFMSDFDIMLARRKAMNSRKRRHRDGGTFISDADDVVSAMISKMNEAAEEDRTLNSQKKPALKKLTLLPQVVMHLKKQDLKETFIDSGVMSAIKEWISPLPDKSLPALRIREELLRILQELPSVSQETLKHSGIGRSVMFLYKHPKESRANKDLALKLINEWSRPIFGLTSNYKGMTREERQQRDLDQQMPQRQRLSQPQKVERAEEPDVFSPPISSGGQTPRRDLEKQLTGEEKALRPGDPGFCARARVPMPSNKDYVVRPKWNVEMESNRGPMKKGMSRVDKQMRRFADIRRLTKPGHAVKISVEGNRMPL; encoded by the exons ATGGACGGAGAGGAGGACGACTTCATGTCCGCGAGCCACTCCG ATGATGGAGGCGGCACGCCAGTTCAGGACGAACACCCGGCATCAGATGGCGAGGAGGCGAGGAGCGACGGACATCAGTCTGAG GACGACGGCAGCAATGATGAAGACGCCCCCCATGCCATGAAGACCAGCGGGGCGGCCAGCGGCTCCGACAATGAGTTACACCGAGGAGCCGACAGTGACTCAGAGGGTGAGGCCCCCAGGCGCCGTCATGACGACAAAAGTGACTCAGACGGTGAGGCTGGCAGGGGCCGCCACAACGACGACAAAAGCGACTCGGAAGGCGAGGCCCCCAGGGGTCGCCATCGAGATGATGACAAAAGTGACTCTGAGATGGAGGCTTCACATCCCGCTGACAGCGATGATGATGACGACTCGCCGGTCAAACGCAGGATGAGCGGCTCAGACAACGAGGAGGAGTCGCCCGTCAAACACGGAGCTTCAGACAACGAGGAGGGGGGAAGGTCGCCTCCCGCCAAACGCAGGGGGAGCAGCTCGGACatggaggaaggagaggagaggcccAAAGCGGCCGCAGACAGCGACTCGGAGAATGAGGAGGACAAACCTGCGGCGTCCCCTGCCCGCCGGTCCAATGCAGACAGTGACTCTGACACAGAGACGCCTGCCAGACGTAAGGCGGCACAGATAGACtctgacgaggaggaggaggagaaacagcaGGAGAAGgcggagggaggaggaggagggaagtggAAGGCTGTGATGCAGTCTGACAgtgaggacgaggaggaggagggaaaaacGAGGAAGGCTTCAGCAGGAAGTgatggagagcagcagcaggaggagagggagcagaAAGATGACAGTGATGACGAGGATGAGAAGCCAG tgaagAGGAAGAAGGCCATCCTGTCAGacagtgaggatgaggatgaggagaaaGCAGACAAACCAG TGAAGAGGAGTCGTGCAGTGTCAGATGACGAGAACTCTGACAGCGACGGTGGCTCTGTCGGTCCCGATAAGAGTCTGGCCGCCAAACTGAGAGAGCTCGGCTCGGACAGCGGGAGCGAGGACGACGAGAGGTCGAAGGCCACGGCCACGGGGAAGAAGGACGAGAAGGCGCTGTTTGGCAGCGACAGCGACTCTGGAGACGGTGATGAAGAGGA GAAAATGATCGCAGACATTTTTGGAGAGTCtggagatgaagaggaagaggagttcACG GGTTTCAACCAGGAGGACCTGGAGGGGGAGAAGAAGGAGTCCaaggagaagcagcaggaggtggaggaggagtcTGACTCTGATGAAGGAGTCGACCGCAGCGGCCAAGA CACCTCCTTCATGTCAGACTTTGACATCATGCTCGCTCGGAGGAAAGCCATGAACAGCAGGAAGCGGCGGCACCGCGACGGAGGGACGTTCATCAGCGACGCCGATGATGTGGTCAGCGCCATGATCTCCAAGATGAACGAAGCAGCAGAG GAAGATCGAACTCTGAACAGTCAGAAGAAACCAGCGCTGAAAAAACTCACTCTGCTGCCACAAGTCGTCATGCACCTCAAGAA ACAGGACTTGAAGGAGACGTTCATCGACAGCGGTGTGATGTCAGCCATTAAAGAGTGGATCAGTCCTCTTCCAGACAAATCACTGCCTGCTCTCAGAATCAGAGAGGAGCTACTCAGGATCCTACAGGAA CTGCCCAGCGTGAGTCAGGAGACTCTGAAGCACAGCGGGATCGGACGCTCCGTCATGTTCCTGTACAAACATCCCAAAGAATCTCGAGCCAACAAAGACCTCGCTCTCAAACTCATCA ATGAGTGGTCGCGGCCCATCTTCGGCTTGACGTCCAACTACAAGGGGATGACGAGAGAGGAGCGTCAGCAGAGAGATCTGGACCAGCAGATGCCTCAGAGACAACGACTGAG TCAGCCTCAGAAGGTGGAGAGGGCGGAGGAACCTGACGTCTTCTCTCCACCAATCAG ctCTGGTGGTCAGACGCCTCGAAGAGACCTGGAGAAACAGCTGACCGGGGAGGAGAA AGCTCTGAGACCAGGTGACCCTGGGTTCTGTGCCAGGGCTCGGGTGCCGATGCCCTCCAACAAAGACTACGTGGTACGACCCAAATGGAACGTAGAGATGGAGTCCAACAGG GGTCCGATGAAGAAGGGTATGTCCCGTGTCGATAAACAGATGCGTAGATTTGCTGACATCCGCCGCCTGACGAAGCCGGGTCACGCTGTTAAAATCAGCGTTGAAGGCAACCGGATGCCTCTCTGA
- the iws1 gene encoding uncharacterized protein iws1 isoform X2 yields MDGEEDDFMSASHSDDGGGTPVQDEHPASDGEEARSDGHQSEDDGSNDEDAPHAMKTSGAASGSDNELHRGADSDSEGEAPRRRHDDKSDSDGEAGRGRHNDDKSDSEGEAPRGRHRDDDKSDSEMEASHPADSDDDDDSPVKRRMSGSDNEEESPVKHGASDNEEGGRSPPAKRRGSSSDMEEGEERPKAAADSDSENEEDKPAASPARRSNADSDSDTETPARRKAAQIDSDEEEEEKQQEKAEGGGGGKWKAVMQSDSEDEEEEGKTRKASAGSDGEQQQEEREQKDDSDDEDEKPVKRKKAILSDSEDEDEEKADKPAVKRSRAVSDDENSDSDGGSVGPDKSLAAKLRELGSDSGSEDDERSKATATGKKDEKALFGSDSDSGDGDEEEKMIADIFGESGDEEEEEFTGFNQEDLEGEKKESKEKQQEVEEESDSDEGVDRSGQDTSFMSDFDIMLARRKAMNSRKRRHRDGGTFISDADDVVSAMISKMNEAAEEDRTLNSQKKPALKKLTLLPQVVMHLKKQDLKETFIDSGVMSAIKEWISPLPDKSLPALRIREELLRILQELPSVSQETLKHSGIGRSVMFLYKHPKESRANKDLALKLINEWSRPIFGLTSNYKGMTREERQQRDLDQQMPQRQRLSQPQKVERAEEPDVFSPPISSGGQTPRRDLEKQLTGEEKALRPGDPGFCARARVPMPSNKDYVVRPKWNVEMESNRSYKKGISLLEKHKRRFAEKRKMGRPQGAVKISIEGNRMPL; encoded by the exons ATGGACGGAGAGGAGGACGACTTCATGTCCGCGAGCCACTCCG ATGATGGAGGCGGCACGCCAGTTCAGGACGAACACCCGGCATCAGATGGCGAGGAGGCGAGGAGCGACGGACATCAGTCTGAG GACGACGGCAGCAATGATGAAGACGCCCCCCATGCCATGAAGACCAGCGGGGCGGCCAGCGGCTCCGACAATGAGTTACACCGAGGAGCCGACAGTGACTCAGAGGGTGAGGCCCCCAGGCGCCGTCATGACGACAAAAGTGACTCAGACGGTGAGGCTGGCAGGGGCCGCCACAACGACGACAAAAGCGACTCGGAAGGCGAGGCCCCCAGGGGTCGCCATCGAGATGATGACAAAAGTGACTCTGAGATGGAGGCTTCACATCCCGCTGACAGCGATGATGATGACGACTCGCCGGTCAAACGCAGGATGAGCGGCTCAGACAACGAGGAGGAGTCGCCCGTCAAACACGGAGCTTCAGACAACGAGGAGGGGGGAAGGTCGCCTCCCGCCAAACGCAGGGGGAGCAGCTCGGACatggaggaaggagaggagaggcccAAAGCGGCCGCAGACAGCGACTCGGAGAATGAGGAGGACAAACCTGCGGCGTCCCCTGCCCGCCGGTCCAATGCAGACAGTGACTCTGACACAGAGACGCCTGCCAGACGTAAGGCGGCACAGATAGACtctgacgaggaggaggaggagaaacagcaGGAGAAGgcggagggaggaggaggagggaagtggAAGGCTGTGATGCAGTCTGACAgtgaggacgaggaggaggagggaaaaacGAGGAAGGCTTCAGCAGGAAGTgatggagagcagcagcaggaggagagggagcagaAAGATGACAGTGATGACGAGGATGAGAAGCCAG tgaagAGGAAGAAGGCCATCCTGTCAGacagtgaggatgaggatgaggagaaaGCAGACAAACCAG CAGTGAAGAGGAGTCGTGCAGTGTCAGATGACGAGAACTCTGACAGCGACGGTGGCTCTGTCGGTCCCGATAAGAGTCTGGCCGCCAAACTGAGAGAGCTCGGCTCGGACAGCGGGAGCGAGGACGACGAGAGGTCGAAGGCCACGGCCACGGGGAAGAAGGACGAGAAGGCGCTGTTTGGCAGCGACAGCGACTCTGGAGACGGTGATGAAGAGGA GAAAATGATCGCAGACATTTTTGGAGAGTCtggagatgaagaggaagaggagttcACG GGTTTCAACCAGGAGGACCTGGAGGGGGAGAAGAAGGAGTCCaaggagaagcagcaggaggtggaggaggagtcTGACTCTGATGAAGGAGTCGACCGCAGCGGCCAAGA CACCTCCTTCATGTCAGACTTTGACATCATGCTCGCTCGGAGGAAAGCCATGAACAGCAGGAAGCGGCGGCACCGCGACGGAGGGACGTTCATCAGCGACGCCGATGATGTGGTCAGCGCCATGATCTCCAAGATGAACGAAGCAGCAGAG GAAGATCGAACTCTGAACAGTCAGAAGAAACCAGCGCTGAAAAAACTCACTCTGCTGCCACAAGTCGTCATGCACCTCAAGAA ACAGGACTTGAAGGAGACGTTCATCGACAGCGGTGTGATGTCAGCCATTAAAGAGTGGATCAGTCCTCTTCCAGACAAATCACTGCCTGCTCTCAGAATCAGAGAGGAGCTACTCAGGATCCTACAGGAA CTGCCCAGCGTGAGTCAGGAGACTCTGAAGCACAGCGGGATCGGACGCTCCGTCATGTTCCTGTACAAACATCCCAAAGAATCTCGAGCCAACAAAGACCTCGCTCTCAAACTCATCA ATGAGTGGTCGCGGCCCATCTTCGGCTTGACGTCCAACTACAAGGGGATGACGAGAGAGGAGCGTCAGCAGAGAGATCTGGACCAGCAGATGCCTCAGAGACAACGACTGAG TCAGCCTCAGAAGGTGGAGAGGGCGGAGGAACCTGACGTCTTCTCTCCACCAATCAG ctCTGGTGGTCAGACGCCTCGAAGAGACCTGGAGAAACAGCTGACCGGGGAGGAGAA AGCTCTGAGACCAGGTGACCCTGGGTTCTGTGCCAGGGCTCGGGTGCCGATGCCCTCCAACAAAGACTACGTGGTACGACCCAAATGGAACGTAGAGATGGAGTCCAACAGG AGCTATAAGAAAGGCATCAGCCTGCTGGAGAAGCACAAGCGTCGCTTTGCAGAGAAGAGGAAAATGGGCCGTCCGCAGGGAGCTGTCAAGATCAGCATAGAGGGAAACAGAATGCCCCTGTAG